A section of the Oryzias latipes chromosome 8, ASM223467v1 genome encodes:
- the amdhd2 gene encoding N-acetylglucosamine-6-phosphate deacetylase: MPSNKSVSAAPITQFINCRILRDHRLQREDLWVREGKILDPEKLFFDELGYADERVDCENGIIAPGFIDIQINGGYGIDFSQPSDDVDGGVSFVAKKILEHGVTSFCPTLVTSPPEVYHKVLPRIKVRSGGAHGAGVLGFHLEGPFISAEKKGAHPEQFLRTFQPGGFQDLMDTYGSLDGVAMVTLAPELSGSRTVVRELCQRGIKVSLGHSVADLSQAEEAVQHGASCITHLFNAMQPFHHRDPGIVGLLTSDKVPAGRTVFYGMIADGIHTNPAALRIAHRAHPSGLVLVTDAITAMGLPPGRHTLGQQVIEIQGLHAYVAGTQTLSGSIATMDMCVRHFRQASGCKVEEALEAASLHPAQALGISHRKGRLDYGSDADLVLLDDSLNIKATFISGEEVWRTGP; the protein is encoded by the exons ATGCCTTCCAACAAGTCTGTGTCTGCGGCGCCAATCACCCAGTTCATCAACTGCAGGATCCTGAGGGATCACCGGCTGCAGAG AGAGGACCTGTGGGTCCGCGAGGGGAAGATTTTAGACCCGGAGAAGCTGTTCTTTGATGAGCTGGGATACGCAGACGAGCGTGTGGACTGTGAGAACGGCATCATCGCCCCGGGCTTCATCGACATCCAGATCAACG GAGGTTACGGCATCGACTTCTCTCAGCCGTCAGACGACGTCGACGGCGGCGTTTCCTTCGTGGCTAAGAAGATCCTGGAACATGGAGTCACGTCCTTCTGCCCGACCCTGGTCACCTCACCGCCTGAAGTCTACCACAAG GTGTTGCCTCGAATCAAAGTCCGCAGCGGAGGAGCGCACGGAGCCGGAGTTCTGG GTTTCCACCTGGAAGGTCCGTTCATCAGCGCAGAGAAGAAAGGAGCTCACCCTGAACAGTTCCTTCGCACCTTCCAGCCCGGAGGCTTCCAGGACCTGATGGACACCTATGGCAGCCTGGAtggtgttgccatggtgacgcTGGCGCCCGAGCTGAGCGGCAGCCGCACGGTGGTTAGGGAGCTCTGCCAGCGGGGCATCAAGGTGTCGTTAG GTCACTCGGTGGCTGACCTGTCTCAGGCTGAGGAGGCGGTTCAGCACGGCGCGTCCTGCATCACTCACCTCTTCAACGCCATGCAGCCT TTCCACCATCGGGACCCGGGCATCGTGGGTCTGCTGACCAGTGACAAGGTTCCAGCAGGCAGGACGGTTTTCTACGGCATGATCGCCGACGGGATCCACACCAACCCGGCCGCCCTGCGGATCGCACACAGAGCCCACCCCTCAG GTTTGGTGTTGGTCACAGACGCCATCACAGCCATGGGTCTTCCTCCGGGCCGACACACTCTGGGCCAGCAGGTCATCGAGATCCAGGGTCTGCACGCCTACGTGGCAG GCACACAGACGTTGAGCGGCAGCATCGCCACCATGGACATGTGTGTGCGCCACTTCAGGCAGGCCTCAG GCTGCAAAGTTGAAGAAGCTCTGGAAGCTGCTTCGCTCCATCCGGCTCAGGCTCTTGGAATCAGCCACAGGAAAGGAAGGCTGGATTACGGCTCAGACGCAG aCCTGGTTTTGCTGGACGACTCACTCAACATCAAGGCCACCTTCATTTCTGGGGAGGAGGTTTGGAGAACAGGCCCTTAG